The nucleotide sequence CTCGCTCGCCGGCCATTCTGCAATTCGTTACCCTCGATAACACAGTTCCCGGCAGCATTTGGCGGGAGTTCGGTCGGGGACGGGCGGCGAAACTGCGGCCCGTTCCAGTTGCAAGCCGACAAGCTTTATTCGATGGCCTACAGCCGATCGATCCGCCGGGATGGGGGCTGCAGGCACTACTGCGCCGCCTGTTTCCACCAGCTCCCGTGCAAACGATTTCCCTGTTGGGGGCAGATTGGCTGGATTGGGCAATCGCGAGAGAGCTCATCTTGCCCCTCGATCCCGAGGGGTTGGGACAGCGCTTTGCCACGCAATTACCGCCGCTGTGGCAACAGGCTCCGGTGCGGCAGGGACGGGTGTGGGGGCTGCCGTGGAGTTGGGGGGTGACGGCGATCGCCTACAACCGCGAGCGGGTGCAGGAGCCAATCGTCGATTGGGCGGATTTGTGGCGTCCTTCCTTAAAAGGCAAGCTCGTGCTGCCCGACCATCCCCGCGACGCGATCGGGCTAACCCTCAAATCTCTGGGATACTCGGTCAATCAACCGCTGGCTGAGGTGCCGGAGTTGGGCGATCGCCTAGCTGCGTTGAATGCTCAGGCGTTGACCTACTCTTCCGAGTTTTATTTGCAGACATTGTTACTTCGGGATGCCTGGGCAGTGGTGGGATGGACGAGCGATTTGCATCAGTTACAAAAGCTCGATTCCCGCTTCGAAATTGTCATTCCTGCATCTGGGACAGCGTTGTGGTGGGATTTGTGGGTGGTGCGGCGTTCCTCTGGTGGGGAGGGCGATAGGGCTGGACAATTGCCAGAACTGTTGGCATTGGCGGCAGACTGGTTTGATTTTTTGTTGCAGGAGGAGGTTGCTGAACGGTTGGTGGCGGTGGGGCAAACGCCGCTTTCGGCTCCCTTCGAGCTCGATAGCTTGTCGGAGGCTTTGCGCGCTCGACCCCTGTTTGCTGCCGATGTTCTGGACCGTAGCGAGCTGTTGAACCCCCTGACAGAGATTGAGGCGGTTGCTTACTTGCGGGCCTGGGAGCAGATGCGCTCGGCACTCTGAAATGCGTCAGTTCTGCGAATACA is from Synechococcus sp. PCC 7336 and encodes:
- a CDS encoding extracellular solute-binding protein translates to MDRPTLSFKDQSRGYSRRQLLQLLALGMAGTGLSSCGARSPAILQFVTLDNTVPGSIWREFGRGRAAKLRPVPVASRQALFDGLQPIDPPGWGLQALLRRLFPPAPVQTISLLGADWLDWAIARELILPLDPEGLGQRFATQLPPLWQQAPVRQGRVWGLPWSWGVTAIAYNRERVQEPIVDWADLWRPSLKGKLVLPDHPRDAIGLTLKSLGYSVNQPLAEVPELGDRLAALNAQALTYSSEFYLQTLLLRDAWAVVGWTSDLHQLQKLDSRFEIVIPASGTALWWDLWVVRRSSGGEGDRAGQLPELLALAADWFDFLLQEEVAERLVAVGQTPLSAPFELDSLSEALRARPLFAADVLDRSELLNPLTEIEAVAYLRAWEQMRSAL